Proteins encoded together in one Impatiens glandulifera chromosome 1, dImpGla2.1, whole genome shotgun sequence window:
- the LOC124944866 gene encoding uncharacterized protein LOC124944866, giving the protein MRIFGSRVLRSGRTFFPTHSQQNNNLKISAATEPQSWIYLQQQQNSGGCPGPDLVTPMDIENRIVPSRSDQEMSIRGGGDRFVLIYHRKRKRSDVNDVMFGKKYFRKRCRNHRRNTKGSSFCLIAETEDGDRHGWLSSFMLFVFRYICRNGDMKVSRLSSLMILSPFSIVFSSHGIDFSWVPSWVRRKGACKIHGSKGFTPLFTLEFSALPSCFMYLHSGLLLNRSLTINDSPNLTLVDVDSSSNTVLPELNVELPVNVELPVVSVKKYNRNNTRKKREYVKPVIVVDNRLRRSIPKPKDMTLSWGEDNDPNRCRANIIFVQPDDYLNVDDVVIMLEMSTLRKWSLTVSKNRLLRFNFHPLKKINSCCTKRDANIVTWRDNRYGWKLEFVNRQHWFKFKELYRVCSDRNLLSSTDGPVNVPIFREIDNYDDDYEKNVGVVVPFTRSESYIRDRDDELTRLLKKNTAIYEMDSDDEKWLGEYNGEVSMEDFELIIDASEDNIVNYPGDQDASNLYVELENKDFVEAVFSYWNKKRERRGSSLCKIYKNQRQRRDRLRIKRVVRKKRTSMLRKRRQPETGIGKDRMVLEEEKKVLQKYEADKARASILVELAIEKRKLAQMLMVNADLATLKALEATRIAEAAKFSELVARPSTD; this is encoded by the exons ATGAGGATATTTGGTTCTAGGGTTTTAAGATCCGGAAGAACTTTTTTCCCCACCCATTCTCAACAGAATAATAATCTTAAGATATCAGCCGCCACTGAACCTCAAAGTTGGATCTATCTTCAACAACAACAGAATTCTGGCGGCTGCCCTGGTCCTGATCTTGTCACTCCAATGGATATAGAGAACAGAATTGTTCCAAGCCGATCTGATCAAGAGATGTCAATTCGAGGTGGTGGAGATAGATTTGTTCTTATTTATCACAGGAAAAGGAAAAGATCGGATGTGAATGATGTAATGTTTGGAAAGAAGTACTTTCGAAAGAGATGTAGAAATCATAGGAGAAACACAAAGGGTTCTTCATTCTGTTTGATTGCTGAGACAGAGGATGGAGACAGACATGGCTGGCTTTCTTCATTCATGTTGTTTGTTTTCAGATACATTTGTAGGAATGGTGATATGAAAGTTTCGAGGCTTTCTTCCTTGATGATATTGAGTCCATTTTCGATTGTTTTCTCATCCCATGGCATTGATTTCTCATGG GTACCATCATGGGTTAGAAGGAAAGGTGCATGTAAGATTCATGGATCCAAAGGCTTTACGCCGTTATTTACTCTTGAATTCTCTGCACTCCCATCCTGCTTCATGTATTTGCACTCGGGTTTACTTCTTAACCGGAGTTTAACCATCAATGATTCACCTAATCTGACTTTGGTAGATGTTGATTCGTCTTCGAATACAGTCCTTCCTGAGTTAAATGTGGAGTTACCTGTGAATGTGGAATTACCTGTTGTATCCGTAAAGAAGTACAATCGGAATAACACAAGGAAAAAGAGGGAATATGTGAAACCCGTGATAGTCGTTGACAATCGATTGAGGAGATCTATCCCGAAACCGAAGGATATGACATTGTCCTGGGGGGAAGATAATGATCCAAACAGGTGTAGAGCAAACATAATATTTGTTCAACCTGATGATTATTTAAATGTGGATGATGTAGTCATAATGTTAGAGATGTCTACTTTAAGGAAGTGGTCATTAACTGTTTCTAAAAATAGGTTGCTACGCTTCAATTTTCATCCtcttaaaaagataaattcTTGCTGCACTAAACGGGATGCAAATATAGTAACGTGGAGAGATAATCGATATGGGTGGAAGCTCGAGTTTGTGAATAGGCAACATTGGTTTAAGTTTAAAGAACTTTATAGAGTTTGCTCCGATCGCAATTTGCTATCTTCTACCGATGGTCCTGTCAATGTTCCGATTTTTCGAGAAATAGATAATTACGACGACGATTACGAGAAGAACGTTGGTGTTGTTGTTCCGTTTACGAGGTCGGAGTCGTATATTAGAGATAGAGATGATGAACTGACAAGGCTGTTGAAGAAAAACACTGCGATTTATGAGATGGATTCTGATGATGAGAAATGGCTGGGGGAGTACAATGGGGAGGTTTCGATGGAGGATTTTGAGTTGATAATTGATGCTTCCGAGGATAATATTGTTAACTATCCTGGTGATCAAGATGCGTCGAACCTGTATGTGGAACTGGAAAACAAGGATTTTGTGGAAGCTGTTTTTAGTTATTGGAACAAGAAGAGGGAGAGAAGAGGTTCTTCACTTTGTAAGATTTATAAG AATCAACGGCAACGAAGAGACAGACTGCGCATAAAGAGAGTTGTACGCAAGAAAAGAACATCGATGTTAAGAAAAAGAAGGCAGCCTGAGACAG GTATTGGAAAGGATCGAATGGTACTAGAAGAGGAGAAGAAAGTGTTGCAAAAGTATGAAGCAGATAAAGCTAGAGCAAGTATATTGGTGGAATTGGCTATTGAGAAGCGCAAATTGGCTCAAATGCTCATGGTGAATGCAGACTTGGCAACCTTAAAAGCACTGGAGGCAACTAGGATAGCAGAAGCAGCCAAGTTTTCTGAATTGGTTGCTCGTCCCTCAACTGACTAA